In the genome of Colletes latitarsis isolate SP2378_abdomen chromosome 9, iyColLati1, whole genome shotgun sequence, one region contains:
- the LOC143345781 gene encoding proliferation-associated protein 2G4, translating into MADKEETEKTIAEDLVVTKYKMAGEIVNRVLRQVLDECVVGASVREICEFGDKLLLEETSKVFKKEKELKKGIAFPTCISVNNCICHFSPIASEPDLILKDEDMVKVDLGAHIDGFIAVVAHTIVIGCSLARKVTARKADVVLAAHYASQAALRLLKPGTETYTITGTVEKICEAYKCKPIEGMLSHQLKQFKIDGEKTIIQNPNDAQKKDHEKYTLETHEVYAMDVLVSTGEGIGREQDTRVTIFKKTEETYQLKLKASRMFYSEVTHKHGLMPFNLRTFEDEKKAKMAVVECVNHRLIEPFQVLYEKPNEFAAQFKFTVLLMPNGPHKITGLPFDLLAYRSDCVVEDPELKTLLYTSANPKSAKKKKKKAGKTVGEVAMEVDAKA; encoded by the exons ATGGCGGACAAAGAGGAGACTGAGAAGACCATCGCCGAAGACTTAGTTGTTACCAAGTATAAAATGGCCGGCGAGATCGTAAATC GGGTATTAAGGCAAGTTTTAGATGAATGTGTAGTTGGAGCATCGGTCAGAGAAATTTGTGAGTTTGGGGATAAATTGTTACTTGAAGAAACCAGCAAGGTCTTTAAAAAAGAGAAAGAGTTGAAAAAGGGAATTGCTTTTCCTACATGCATATCGGTTAATAATTGCATTTGTCACTTTTCACCAATTGCAAGTGAACCAGATCTTATACTTAAAGATGAAGATATGGTAAAAGT AGACCTTGGGGCGCACATTGATGGCTTTATTGCAGTTGTGGCACATACTATTGTCATAGGTTGTTCACTTGCAAGAAAAGTTACTGCTAGAAAAGCAGATGTAGTGTTAGCTGCACATTATGCATCGCAAGCAGCTTTAAGGCTTCTTAAACCAGGTACAGAG ACTTACACAATAACAGGGACAGTGGAAAAAATTTGCGAAGCATATAAATGTAAACCAATTGAGGGAATGTTAAGCCATCAATTGAAACAATTTAAAATAGATGGAGAAAAAACTATAATTCAAAATCCAAATGATGCACAGAAGAAAGACCATGAAAAGTACACTCTTGAAACTCATGAG GTATATGCTATGGATGTACTAGTTAGCACAGGTGAAGGTATAGGTAGAGAACAAGATACGCGAGTTACTATATTTAAGAAAACAGAGGAAACATATCAGCTAAAATTAAAAGCATCGCGTATGTTTTACTCTGAAGTCACTCATAAACATGGTCTTATGCCATTTAACTTGCGCACTTTTGAAGACGAGAAGAAAGCAAAAATGGCAGTTGTGGAATGTGTAAATCATAGGTTGATCGAACCATTTCAA GTATTGTACGAAAAGCCAAATGAATTTGCTGCGCAATTCAAATTCACAGTACTGTTAATGCCCAATGGGCCACATAAAATTACAGGACTTCCTTTTGACCTTCTCGCTTACCGATCTGATTGTGTTGTCGAAGATCCTGAATTGAAG ACTCTTTTGTATACCTCGGCAAATCCGAAGTCcgcaaagaagaagaaaaagaaggCTGGGAAAACTGTAGGTGAAGTGGCAATGGAAGTTGACGCCAAGGCCTAA
- the Eif4b gene encoding eukaryotic translation initiation factor 4B isoform X2 — MSSGKKGKKKKCTTVDLMSFLADGGATPAVPVKPLSWADEMEEDHGFTSRSSKEPVILPTAPRAARDPRGTDDDVPTNPPYVAYLSNLPYEVDEVYLTEFFTGMKISNIRLPKDTNKLKGFGYVEFEDRQSLIDALNLSNTPMKARRVRIDVSNSITDDRRGGRMGRDNRRDNYDDVERTSGDWRSGTRDENAPAEGDTSYRSRYDNRDRDRRDDREAPEHENKPGAWRENSDRGRPAFRDRGGFRDDDRERDRDREWGGSRYDRGSRDRNGDKGGSFGPRRNYGDSDWNRDKERDALRRSEKSSLDSKPESKTRPKLNLTPRTKPIEPIAVKEEQSAAPAHTSSTNIFGAAKPVDTTVREREIEERLAKSYAESKSREDGDSEKRGKEGTWVKRNGEGRDEKDKEQRSRPTWRMDEDKSRRNEVLPPRSQFAHTEQYADSRSQPASRPGLPAVRTPQRLNETRGPDRDRKDKEKDDVSKMPKARDEPVPDFIFSNKYFCLPDDVGPDSDEN, encoded by the exons ATGTCTTCAG GCAAGAAAGGGAAGAAGAAGAAGTGTACAACTGTAGATTTAATGTCATTTCTGGCTGATGGGGGTGCAACACCCGCTGTGCCAGTGAAACCATTGAGCTGGGCTGATGAAATGGAAGAAGATCATG GATTTACATCAAGAAGCAGCAAAGAACCAGTAATTCTACCTACAGCTCCAAGAGCTGCACGAGATCCTCGCGGTACCGATGACGATGTTCCTACTAATCCACCTTATGTAGCGTATCTTTCCAATTTACCTTATGAAGTGGATGAAGTATATCTGACAGAGTTTTTCACAGGCATGAAG ATTTCTAACATACGTCTGCCGAAAGATACTAATAAACTCAAGGGATTTGGATATGTTGAATTTGAAGATCGTCAAAGTTTAATCGACGCTCTTAATTTATCCAACACG CCGATGAAAGCAAGGAGAGTACGAATCGATGTTTCAAATAGCATTACCGATGATCGTCGTGGTGGACGTATGGGCAGAGATAATCGAAGAGATAATTATGATGACGTTGAACGTACATCTGGAGATTGGAGAAGCGGTACACGAGATGAAAATGCGCCTGCAGAGGGTGACACATCATATCGAAGCCGATATGATAACAGGGACAGGGACAGACGAGATGATCGCGAgg CTCCTGAGCATGAGAACAAGCCCGGTGCATGGCGTGAAAATAGTGATAGAGGAAGACCAGCATTTAGAGACAGAGGTGGTTTCAGAGATGATGAtagagagagagacagagacagGGAGTGGGGTGGTAGTCGTTATGATAGGGGTAGTCGAGACAGAAATGGAGATAAAGGGGGCAGTTTTGGGCCGCGCCGTAATTATGGAGATTCCGATTGGAACAGAGACAAAGAGAGAGATGCTCTGCGTAGATCAGAAAAATCCAGTCTAGACAGTAAAC cCGAATCAAAGACTAGACCGAAGCTAAATCTAACGCCTCGAACAAAACCTATTGAGCCAATTGCTGTAAAAGAAGAGCAATCTGCTGCTCCTGCACATACGTCATCAACAAATATATTTGGTGCTGCAAAACCTGTAGATACCACTGTCAGAGAAAGAGAAATAGAAGAACGTCTAGCAAAATCATACGCAGAATCAAAATCCAGAGAAGATGG ggattccgaaaaACGCGGTAAGGAAGGTACTTGGGTCAAACGCAATGGA GAAGGGCGTGATGAAAAAGATAAAGAGCAACGAAGCCGACCAACTTGGCGGATGGATGAGGACAAAAGTCGACGAAACGAAGTATTGCCGCCGCGAAGTCAGTTCGCTCATACCG AACAATATGCAGATTCTCGAAGTCAACCCGCTTCTCGTCCTGGACTACCGGCTGTAAGAACTCCTCAAAGACTCAACGAAACTCGTGGTCCAGATAG AGACCgaaaagataaagaaaaagatgATGTCAGCAAGATGCCAAAGGCAAGGGATGAACCAGTTCCA GATTTCATATTTTCCAATAAGTATTTCTGTTTACCTGACGATGTGGGGCCTGACAGTGATGAGAATTAG
- the Uba3 gene encoding ubiquitin-like activating enzyme 3 — translation MSIDHTHRRWSNLRKVLERSGPFCRPDFEPSSETLQFLLENCKVLVIGAGGLGCELLKDLALMGFRHIHIIDMDTIELSNLNRQFLFRHKDIGSSKADVAAKFVNNRIPGCNVVPHCCKIQDKDEEFYRQFHMVLCGLDSVIARRWINGMLLSLLVYENGELDRSSVIPMIDGGTEGFKGNVRVILPGLIACIECTLDLYPPQITYPLCTIANTPRLPEHCIEYVKVLQWSKENPFDCPIDGDDPQHINWIYEKSNERAAQFNIQGLTYRLVQGVVKNIIPAVASTNAVIAAACATEAFKLASSCSASLNNYMVLNDLDGIYTYTYEAEKKEDCVACSQIPKEIEIDNPKFKLKDLITVLCERSDLQMKNPGLTACIDGKNKTLYMQTVQSIEEKTRENLTKTLVDLGLKNGSEINVADITTPNTIILKLKFV, via the exons ATGAGTATCGATCACACTCACAGACGATGGAGCAATTTGCGAAAAGTACTGGAAAGATCGGGTCCTTTTTGTAGACCGGATTTCGAACCATCTTCTGAAACTTTGCAATTTTTACTGGAAAACTGTAAAGTTCTTGTTATCGGAGCCGGTGGCTTGGGATGCGAGTTACTTAAAGATTTAGCGTTGATGGGGTTTAGACACATTCACATAATCGACATGGACACGATTGAATTATCTAATCTTAACCG GCAATTCTTATTCCGGCATAAAGATATTGGTTCCTCTAAAGCAGATGTAGCTgcaaaatttgtaaataatagAATACCAGGctgcaatgttgtaccacactgttgcAAAATACAAGATAAAGATGAAGAATTTTATAGACAATTTCATATGGTACTTTGTGGTCTAGATTCAGTAATTGCAAGGAGATGGATCAATGGTATGCTTTTGTCCCTTTTAGTTTATGAAAATGGAGAATTAGACAGATCTAGTGTAATACCAATGATTGATGGAGGAACAGAAGGTTTTAAAGGAAATGTAAGAGTGATATTACCTGGTTTGATTGCTTGCATCGAGTGTACCTTAGATTTATATCCCCCTCAG ATCACGTATCCTCTATGTACAATAGCAAATACTCCGCGTTTACCAGAGCATTGTATAGAATATGTAAAAGTACTTCAATGGTCAAAAGAGAATCCATTTGATTGCCCAATAGATGGTGATGATCCTCAACATATAAATTGGATTTATGAAAAATCCAATGAAAGAGCAGCACAATTTAATATACAAGGTTTAACATATAGACTAGTACAAGGTGtagtaaaaaatattatacCTGCTGTGGCATCTACAAATGCTGTTATTGCTGCAGCATGTGCTACAGAAGCATTTAAACTTGCTAGTAGTTGCAGTGCATCACTGAATAATTATATG GTACTCAATGATTTAGATGGAATTTATACATATACTTATGAGGCTGAAAAAAAAGAAGATTGCGTGGCATGTAGTCAAATTCCaaaagaaattgaaattgaTAACCCTAAGTTCAAATTAAAAGATTTGATAACGGTTCTTTGCGAAAGATCCGATTTACAAATGAAAAACCCAGGTCTCACAGCATGTATTGATGGCAAAAATAAAACACTGTATATGCAAACTGTACAAAGTATTGAAGAAAAAACTCgtgaaaatttaacaaaaactttAGTTGATCTTGGGCTCAAAAACGGTAGCGAGATAAATGTTGCTGATATTACTACTCCTAATacgattatattaaaattaaaatttgtgtga
- the Eif4b gene encoding eukaryotic translation initiation factor 4B isoform X1, translating to MSSGKKGKKKKCTTVDLMSFLADGGATPAVPVKPLSWADEMEEDHEGFTSRSSKEPVILPTAPRAARDPRGTDDDVPTNPPYVAYLSNLPYEVDEVYLTEFFTGMKISNIRLPKDTNKLKGFGYVEFEDRQSLIDALNLSNTPMKARRVRIDVSNSITDDRRGGRMGRDNRRDNYDDVERTSGDWRSGTRDENAPAEGDTSYRSRYDNRDRDRRDDREAPEHENKPGAWRENSDRGRPAFRDRGGFRDDDRERDRDREWGGSRYDRGSRDRNGDKGGSFGPRRNYGDSDWNRDKERDALRRSEKSSLDSKPESKTRPKLNLTPRTKPIEPIAVKEEQSAAPAHTSSTNIFGAAKPVDTTVREREIEERLAKSYAESKSREDGDSEKRGKEGTWVKRNGEGRDEKDKEQRSRPTWRMDEDKSRRNEVLPPRSQFAHTEQYADSRSQPASRPGLPAVRTPQRLNETRGPDRDRKDKEKDDVSKMPKARDEPVPDFIFSNKYFCLPDDVGPDSDEN from the exons ATGTCTTCAG GCAAGAAAGGGAAGAAGAAGAAGTGTACAACTGTAGATTTAATGTCATTTCTGGCTGATGGGGGTGCAACACCCGCTGTGCCAGTGAAACCATTGAGCTGGGCTGATGAAATGGAAGAAGATCATG AAGGATTTACATCAAGAAGCAGCAAAGAACCAGTAATTCTACCTACAGCTCCAAGAGCTGCACGAGATCCTCGCGGTACCGATGACGATGTTCCTACTAATCCACCTTATGTAGCGTATCTTTCCAATTTACCTTATGAAGTGGATGAAGTATATCTGACAGAGTTTTTCACAGGCATGAAG ATTTCTAACATACGTCTGCCGAAAGATACTAATAAACTCAAGGGATTTGGATATGTTGAATTTGAAGATCGTCAAAGTTTAATCGACGCTCTTAATTTATCCAACACG CCGATGAAAGCAAGGAGAGTACGAATCGATGTTTCAAATAGCATTACCGATGATCGTCGTGGTGGACGTATGGGCAGAGATAATCGAAGAGATAATTATGATGACGTTGAACGTACATCTGGAGATTGGAGAAGCGGTACACGAGATGAAAATGCGCCTGCAGAGGGTGACACATCATATCGAAGCCGATATGATAACAGGGACAGGGACAGACGAGATGATCGCGAgg CTCCTGAGCATGAGAACAAGCCCGGTGCATGGCGTGAAAATAGTGATAGAGGAAGACCAGCATTTAGAGACAGAGGTGGTTTCAGAGATGATGAtagagagagagacagagacagGGAGTGGGGTGGTAGTCGTTATGATAGGGGTAGTCGAGACAGAAATGGAGATAAAGGGGGCAGTTTTGGGCCGCGCCGTAATTATGGAGATTCCGATTGGAACAGAGACAAAGAGAGAGATGCTCTGCGTAGATCAGAAAAATCCAGTCTAGACAGTAAAC cCGAATCAAAGACTAGACCGAAGCTAAATCTAACGCCTCGAACAAAACCTATTGAGCCAATTGCTGTAAAAGAAGAGCAATCTGCTGCTCCTGCACATACGTCATCAACAAATATATTTGGTGCTGCAAAACCTGTAGATACCACTGTCAGAGAAAGAGAAATAGAAGAACGTCTAGCAAAATCATACGCAGAATCAAAATCCAGAGAAGATGG ggattccgaaaaACGCGGTAAGGAAGGTACTTGGGTCAAACGCAATGGA GAAGGGCGTGATGAAAAAGATAAAGAGCAACGAAGCCGACCAACTTGGCGGATGGATGAGGACAAAAGTCGACGAAACGAAGTATTGCCGCCGCGAAGTCAGTTCGCTCATACCG AACAATATGCAGATTCTCGAAGTCAACCCGCTTCTCGTCCTGGACTACCGGCTGTAAGAACTCCTCAAAGACTCAACGAAACTCGTGGTCCAGATAG AGACCgaaaagataaagaaaaagatgATGTCAGCAAGATGCCAAAGGCAAGGGATGAACCAGTTCCA GATTTCATATTTTCCAATAAGTATTTCTGTTTACCTGACGATGTGGGGCCTGACAGTGATGAGAATTAG
- the Eif4b gene encoding eukaryotic translation initiation factor 4B isoform X3, with the protein MSSGKKGKKKKCTTVDLMSFLADGGATPAVPVKPLSWADEMEEDHEGFTSRSSKEPVILPTAPRAARDPRGTDDDVPTNPPYVAYLSNLPYEVDEVYLTEFFTGMKISNIRLPKDTNKLKGFGYVEFEDRQSLIDALNLSNTPMKARRVRIDVSNSITDDRRGGRMGRDNRRDNYDDVERTSGDWRSGTRDENAPAEGDTSYRSRYDNRDRDRRDDREAPEHENKPGAWRENSDRGRPAFRDRGGFRDDDRERDRDREWGGSRYDRGSRDRNGDKGGSFGPRRNYGDSDWNRDKERDALRRSEKSSLDSKPESKTRPKLNLTPRTKPIEPIAVKEEQSAAPAHTSSTNIFGAAKPVDTTVREREIEERLAKSYAESKSREDGDSEKRGKEGTWVKRNGEGRDEKDKEQRSRPTWRMDEDKSRRNEVLPPRSQFAHTDSRSQPASRPGLPAVRTPQRLNETRGPDRDRKDKEKDDVSKMPKARDEPVPDFIFSNKYFCLPDDVGPDSDEN; encoded by the exons ATGTCTTCAG GCAAGAAAGGGAAGAAGAAGAAGTGTACAACTGTAGATTTAATGTCATTTCTGGCTGATGGGGGTGCAACACCCGCTGTGCCAGTGAAACCATTGAGCTGGGCTGATGAAATGGAAGAAGATCATG AAGGATTTACATCAAGAAGCAGCAAAGAACCAGTAATTCTACCTACAGCTCCAAGAGCTGCACGAGATCCTCGCGGTACCGATGACGATGTTCCTACTAATCCACCTTATGTAGCGTATCTTTCCAATTTACCTTATGAAGTGGATGAAGTATATCTGACAGAGTTTTTCACAGGCATGAAG ATTTCTAACATACGTCTGCCGAAAGATACTAATAAACTCAAGGGATTTGGATATGTTGAATTTGAAGATCGTCAAAGTTTAATCGACGCTCTTAATTTATCCAACACG CCGATGAAAGCAAGGAGAGTACGAATCGATGTTTCAAATAGCATTACCGATGATCGTCGTGGTGGACGTATGGGCAGAGATAATCGAAGAGATAATTATGATGACGTTGAACGTACATCTGGAGATTGGAGAAGCGGTACACGAGATGAAAATGCGCCTGCAGAGGGTGACACATCATATCGAAGCCGATATGATAACAGGGACAGGGACAGACGAGATGATCGCGAgg CTCCTGAGCATGAGAACAAGCCCGGTGCATGGCGTGAAAATAGTGATAGAGGAAGACCAGCATTTAGAGACAGAGGTGGTTTCAGAGATGATGAtagagagagagacagagacagGGAGTGGGGTGGTAGTCGTTATGATAGGGGTAGTCGAGACAGAAATGGAGATAAAGGGGGCAGTTTTGGGCCGCGCCGTAATTATGGAGATTCCGATTGGAACAGAGACAAAGAGAGAGATGCTCTGCGTAGATCAGAAAAATCCAGTCTAGACAGTAAAC cCGAATCAAAGACTAGACCGAAGCTAAATCTAACGCCTCGAACAAAACCTATTGAGCCAATTGCTGTAAAAGAAGAGCAATCTGCTGCTCCTGCACATACGTCATCAACAAATATATTTGGTGCTGCAAAACCTGTAGATACCACTGTCAGAGAAAGAGAAATAGAAGAACGTCTAGCAAAATCATACGCAGAATCAAAATCCAGAGAAGATGG ggattccgaaaaACGCGGTAAGGAAGGTACTTGGGTCAAACGCAATGGA GAAGGGCGTGATGAAAAAGATAAAGAGCAACGAAGCCGACCAACTTGGCGGATGGATGAGGACAAAAGTCGACGAAACGAAGTATTGCCGCCGCGAAGTCAGTTCGCTCATACCG ATTCTCGAAGTCAACCCGCTTCTCGTCCTGGACTACCGGCTGTAAGAACTCCTCAAAGACTCAACGAAACTCGTGGTCCAGATAG AGACCgaaaagataaagaaaaagatgATGTCAGCAAGATGCCAAAGGCAAGGGATGAACCAGTTCCA GATTTCATATTTTCCAATAAGTATTTCTGTTTACCTGACGATGTGGGGCCTGACAGTGATGAGAATTAG